In one Poecilia reticulata strain Guanapo linkage group LG8, Guppy_female_1.0+MT, whole genome shotgun sequence genomic region, the following are encoded:
- the LOC103468502 gene encoding cell number regulator 4-like codes for MTGTPLKEWKSGLCDCFEDANSCCYGFWCCPFLACTVSGRFGENPYLPVCDLLTSATVLLCGVSTIIPPVALSLRASIRNKRGLKGSLCDDVLASCCCVWCSWCQMHRELKETTPLVVVVQQPQTVQPPTVINVQANPVMMVNQNSPQNPGGFQNSPQNPGGFQNFPQNPGGFQNPGGFQNSPQNPGGFQNPSPYPG; via the exons ATGACAGGAACTCCCCTAAAAGAATGGAAGAGTGGTCTCTGTGACTGCTTTGAAGATGCCAATTCTT GTTGCTATGGCTTCTGGTGCTGCCCTTTCCTTGCCTGCACTGTTTCAGGAAGATTTGGAGAGAACCCCTATCTGCCTGTATGTGACCTGCTGACTTCGGCTACAGTTCTACTGTGTGGGGTTTCTACCATTATCCCCCCTGTAGCGTTGTCTTTGAGAGCTTCCATTCGTAACAAACGTGGATTAAAG GGCTCCCTCTGCGATGACGTTTTAGCTTCMTGTTGCTGTGTCTGGTGCTCCTGGTGCCAGATGCATCGTGAGCTAAAGGAGACAACTCCTCTCGTTGTTGTGGTGCAGCAGCCCCAGACGGTGCAGCCCCCAACTGTCATCAACGTGCAGGCTAATCCTGTCATGATGGTTAATCAAAACTCTCCTCAAAATCCTGGTGGGTTTCAAAACTCTCCTCAAAATCCTGGTGGGTTTCAAAACTTTCCTCAAAATCCTGGTGGGTTTCAAAATCCTGGTGGGTTTCAAAACTCTC